In the genome of Candoia aspera isolate rCanAsp1 chromosome 4, rCanAsp1.hap2, whole genome shotgun sequence, the window CACTCTGTTTTGCAAGGTGCTCCTTCCAAATGCTTTGCATAGCCCACTATTTATTTTGCAAACCAAAGCTAAATAGCTTTGCGCAACATGTGAATCCAGCATGTTACAGCAGGCTGTTGTGAAAGAAGGTAGGAGCTTGAGCATTCACAACAGACCCCTACGATAAGCCACAAAAGCTGCATTTAGTTTACAGGTTACCCATCTGCAAAAATATAAAGGACCATTAGATAACATCAAAGAATCTAAGATTTAGGTATggctagggatgtgcaaaactttCCATGAAAGAATCATTTCATGCACAGAACAGCTGGCTTGGGGTGGAGTCTGTGTAAACCGAAGCATGTTTGGGTCCATAAATGAAGCAAAATGGGTAGGAGGGCTGGGGTGGGGAGAGTAGGAAAAAAGCCAGGGGTGCTTTTAAATATGGGCAATTAAACTCATTACCTCTGGTTTGGAGACCAGGGACCTGTAAAGAAGAGAATCAGGGATtgttggatatactgtatattgactgGTTGGGAACAATGCATGATAGTGAGTATCCCAGGTTTTCCATGATAATAAATTATCCATTCTAAGGCTGGGACTTGTAAACACAGAAGTAAGGTGTCAGAACATGGTGTCATTTGTGGCTAAGACTAACTAAATCAGTCTGTCCCACTCTACCAGTTGACTTGCCTGCTTCTTCTTACTCAGGAGAACCTTTTATTTCCAGAAACAGCTATCTTAAAattgttaataatttttaaattacggAACAAGACTACAGGAGCTATCATTTTACTGTATTTCAGATCAGTCCTGTATCTTTCCCAGCTTTACTGTGAATAATGATTTATCTTTTGTGCTGACCAGTTAGAAATTCCTCACTCAATTTTACATTCTGTAGTTTCTCTTTGCTCTCCAGACTAAAACCATTCATCTTAAAGTTCATGGGTATTTTCAGGTCAGGATTTTATTTGTAACTGACTGCCTCAAGAATGAAGTATTTATTGGGTAGATGGTCCAAATAGTATCATTATCTATCAGTCACATCATTTCCCATTCCTGCTTCTGTCATTTTTACCACACACATACAATCCATTGAGGAAAGCGAGAGTAGCCGCAGAGTTAAATTTTGATTAGTAGCACTAGGAACCCTATGTGCAAAAACATGCTAAGCGCTCTCTAGCAACAGGCTGTAGCAAAGTAATCGTGAGAGGAAAAATAACCTAAATtaaatggaatgaaaaataaattagaaactgATTTTATAAATCTTCAGTTATTTGTGCTTAGGTATTCTTCTCGCTTGATTAAACACATGGTGTATATCGGTGTTAAGAAGCTTTGCGGAGAAGCAGTATTTTGGGGGTTGAATCTCGACCCAGCCATGCTCGGGCCCATTGATTCCAATCGGTCCTTTCACAATATGACCAAGTCCTTTTGTTTCAACGACTCTGCTTTAACAAAGGAAAAAAGGCTGCTAGGTGATGACAGCAAAAGCCCTGGACTGCGTCATTGTGTTCTATGAGCAGCTCTTACTATTTTATCCCTGCCGTACCGGGACGGAGCGGGGAATAACGTAAAGAGCAACGAGAATAAAACGCCAACATCTTGTACTCTGGCCTATCCCGCGCGCCGCTCCTTCCAAAGAGCCGTTTACCGGCCTTCTCGCGCACGCGACCACTAAGATTTCACTTCCGTCCATGCGTACACTTGCTCAGCCAACGGTATTTTAAAGAAGGCGCTCGCGAGGCTGTCGTTTCttcaccatggcaaccatggtcCGATAAATCGTCGAGTCTTCTTCGTTGTGGGCCGCTGCTGGTTCGTCATGGTGAGTAAACCAATGCTTTTAACCTCTCCCCAAAAGAGGCCTGATCGCTCCCTTACACCAAATTGTGAGCTTAGATTCTTACAGTAGAAAGATCATGTGAGATTCATGTGAGACGAAGACCTCCGTGACTCAAGATTGTTACAGTAGATAGGGCTACCagttcttggctgcaaaaatccggaccaccactagatggcagcaaagagattcagaaaccGCATGTTTCTGACATCTAGTGATCGTCCGGATCTGCAGCCGTGATCTGGAAGCTTTTTCCTTACGCGGAATTCACATTATGCATTTCTTCTCTCTAATGTAGGATCTTGTCTGGCAGCATTTGATCACGCCCGCCCCCCCGTTGTTATTCACTATCAAATCTCTTGTATTGCCATTCTTAATATATCGATTTATGCTGGACAGATCATTTAGTGATAGTAGTAAACATTCTGTGCGGCTTTCAATAGGAGTATCTCATGCATTCAGCAAGGCTTAATTTTGAATGAGTGCACATGGGACTGTtggcgttaagtgaatctgggaaTGAATGACTGAAAATGAATTCCTACTTgatattctctttttgttttctgcatattgttctgttcttgtttattttctaagTGCATATGAAGcttgtaacatttatttatttgatttatatagcattATTTATTAACATTATTGTGGCTGCAAGGTTTGATTTGTAAATCTGGACAACATAATCCTACGACTGGGCACAGTCATTTAGAAAATTGGtgtataatataaaattattaataaacaataattatgaATGTATATGTTTTCAGAATCTtctctataattttttttttagatatgggAAGTAGCATAAGTACCGTTTAAATTAAACATACATATAATATCTTTAAATATTACAGAAAATCCACGTTATGGATTTTTGTTTACTTTATATACAGGCAGAGTTGGGTCTAAACGATCACCATCAGAATGAAGTGATCAACTATATGCGATTTGCACGCTCTAAACGTGGTCTACGCCTCAAGACAGTAGACTCTTGTTTTCAGGACCTTAAGGAAAGCAGGTAATACGAGAatgggaaaaatatataaattaactcAGGGGCCAATTTTAGCAATAATCCTTAAACTTACTGCGGAAGAAGCATGTTCTAATTGAAGGATGATCATATTTACCAATATGAAGAGAAATGTAACACTACTGCAACTATGAATAAGATTTGGAAGCATCCTCATGTTCAGTTTGgcacttttaattttattttgaacattaaTGTCAGATAACATGTAGATATATAAGTACTGCTTTACACAATAGTGATAGGACTCAAAAACATTTGATTGGCTGATATGCATTAGAGttctgcagcactttggattcaaaggcaaaaaggtactTTGGATCACAATCAAGCGTGCACCCAGGGGTGTATGCATAAGGTGTCAAAatattcaagatggtggctgtggctgTGTGACTGAAGTCCCactcctttttatgtgtgttgtgggACTTCAATCATGGAGTCGTAGCCACTATGTAGACATGTTTGACAGCCCTCAACTCCcctgtctgcagctccttaaaccaAGCAGCACTGTtcacacatctctctctcttgtcccggATCAATGCTACATGGCGTATTGGGCAGTAAGGGTTTTCCAACTCCTTCGGTTTTGGGCAAGTGCTTCTGCATCCTTCCGTATGATAttcaatgccttcaggtcttgtatcaGTGTTCTTCACCGTGTTATTTGAGGGCGCCCTCATTGTCGTTTAGCGTCAGGGGTCCAACTCCTGACGCTCATTGCCACTTTACGGATCCGGTTGTTCTCCATGCaaaagatgtgaccagccagttggaGTCTTCTACGTGCGATGATGTTGGGAAGTTTACACGAGCCACTCCTTCGGAGCACCTCCTTGTCGGTGATGTGGTCGAAATACCAGATCTTTAAGATTTGGTggaggcatctctgttggaagacgtcaagcctcttgttgatacttgctgatgccttccaagtctcACTGGCATAAGTAGCTGTTGGGATCACAACAGAAGTGAACAGATGGAGTCTAATCTTCAGCGATATGGATGGCAAGGACTAGAACTTGTTTATCCTCTGAAAAATGGCTATCACCTTCCCAATGCGGCACTTAACGTCCGCCTCTGCATCTCCATTCCAGGTGATCGTGCTACCTAGATAGGGTGAACCTCTCTACTTCCTCTAACTGCTGCAGTCCGAATATAATTCCTTATACTGGGGCCGTGATACTCACACATGATACCGGGAAAAGACACTGCTGCCTTAAGGAGTGCTACATGAatgctccaaatcacatttttgcctttaaatccAAAAGACTGCACAGTCAGGATATGCATGTCTTCTTCAAACTGGGAGACCAAGAAAAGTCAAACTCACTCCACTGTAAATGCATACTCTCTTTCTATAttgtatttgtcatgagtactgatggcgagcaggaggggacctctatccaggggggaaaacgcatgcatagtactgaggaattaagcagccattcaaagagacacagatcagacccgccttaacttttggggtttatctgtctgggttttcccacatttcttcagtttgttaggattttctgtcttatgtagcagtaataaacactagagacctattccttgtctcagcgtgttttctgactgttaggacagtatttgTCATTAGTCTCTTGTATAATTAGTCCGGTAATGATTAAAATTTGTACTTAAATTAGAATTGACTCCTGACACctctctttttaataaaaatggagGCCAAATGCTGGCATATTTCTATATAGATAGCTTCCTTTACTATCAACCAACTCCTGTCTCCACTTGTAGCATCTTTTTCCCATCCTTGTGCCAGAAAAAGCCTCCAGCTTGTTATTAACTATCTATGTATCTTTCATATCtttatataaattgttttaaGCCATTTTGAGAGccttttttccctgaaaaatgattataaacaaatataataaatatgcatattatAGTACAGAATTCAAATATGAACAAGCATTGCATCTCTTATTAATTATAATCTGCAAATAATATGAGCTTGTTTCAGAGGTACCTTCTTAAAACCAAAATgagatttttactttttaaaaaattttgtgACCACTGTTAGGATTTAAAGTCCTTCGCCCTCTGTATATTTTGTGCATTCATGAGTACTTTATATGTTTGTGCTGTCCATCATAGCCACATCACCTTCTGAACAGACACCCTTAGAAATGCCCCTCATGAAGCATGAGGAGCTATCAGGAAGTTAAAATTTGATGAGGTATCACCCATATTCACACAAAAGCAATTTTCTTCCATGTGTGGATCAAAATGTACTTAAATGCAGTTCCAATGGAAAAGTGTCACAATTGTAAGATGGGCAGGTATATAAATCGatagaataaattaataaaaataaaagaaataagtcAATTACTTATAAgtttagaaataattatattcTTCATGGAGTATAGGTTTCATGCCTGCTATTTATTGATGAAATGAGTAATGCCCTCTGAGACAATGAATATATGCCGTATATGTTTTGCTAGCTGTgctggtactttttttttttagaacaaaTCTGAATTGAACTGGTGATGGATATCACATCTTGTTTATATGTAGTGGAATAGAATGCCCACAAGTAAtagtcttttattttaaaaaatgtttttgggtAGTTagcattgtttttaaaatcatcttaTTTCTGGAttcttctctttaggcttgtggAAGACACATTTACTATTGATGAAGTGACAGATATGCTGGATGGTTTACAGACTATAGTGCACAGTGAGGTGGAATCAGAACTTATTAACACAACTTACACCAATGTATTACTTTTACGGCAAATTTTTTCCCAGGCAGAGAAGTGGTATCTTAAATTACAGACTGACTTTTCAGAACTGGAAAATAGGTGAGCacttaaaaaagaactttatagATTATAAATACTGTTACTAATACGTTTTCTTTCCTCATTCATAAAATTATTGACCCAGTACAGTGATTTAATAAATGATAGCAGAGTCCTAAAGATGTTTATTTAAAAGTGGATCTAGCTTGCTCAGTAAAGGTTACTCTCCCAAaagtatgtttttaattgttgtcttagtctcaaaaataatttttcatttgaGACATCTCATTggttttccctgtttttttaaaatttttaatttaatttaatttatttattttctgtcccacctttattatttttataaataacttaaggcggcaaacagacctaatactccttcctcctcctattttcccccacaacaacaaacctgtgaagtgagttgggctgagagagagcaactggcccaaggtcacccagctggctttcatgcctaaggcaggattctagcctggagccttaaccactagaccaaactttatATTATAAAGACATCCTCAAGTTAAGCTCATATCCTAGTAACTGCATGTTTGCAGTTACCCTGGCACTGCTGGCaaagttgtttgccactgccttcttctaggctatttttttattttcaagtctAGCTAACAGCCAGGTGCCCCCCATCCAAAATCTAGCTAGGTTGACCCCACTAAACTTCTGAGATCAACCAAGATTAGCTGACAGATATTGCCATCTGCTGAATGTAACTTAGTGTTCAATAGACTTCACTATAATGTTTGTTGCTTTTTCCAAGGGATTTATTAGAACAAGTTGCAGAGTTTGAAAAATCAGAATTTACATCTTCAAATAAGAAGGTATGGCTTTATTTCTAAAAGAGTAGCCAAACAGTGTATGAAAAACACCTGTGGGTTTTATATTGCTGTCGTGAATACATGTATGAGTTCTGAAGATCTTATAGAAATTGAGTGGAATACATAATTctaattttttctccttttattaagAAGCACAGGAACATGAGCAAGAACCATTTCAGTTTCTTAAAGCATGTCTAAGTGCATTGCATTCCATTGTGAATAACTCCTTCCTCCCAAGCCTTAGCTGATCAGAACAATTAAAATGTAAGGCCAGAGCATTTCTTTTCTGTATTCCAAACTTCAGTCTAAACCAACTCTAAGCGCATACCTTTGCAGATTATAATGGGACCCCGTTCCAGTCTTTTTCCTAATACGGAAAGTCTGATGGCAGTTTTTTTCTGTCTTAATCATTTTGGTAACTGGCTCTCCTCTAGTTGATAGaactttttatcttcttctattacCTTCTGGCACAAGAACCCACCCTTGTCCCATGCCCTCTGCACTGGTGAGTTAGTGTCCCTTGGCCGGCTTAATACTGTTCTGGTCTTCCACACACTTATggattgattgtttgtttgtttatttctatcccgcctttattatttttataaataactcaaggcggcaagcatacctagtactcctttctcctcctattttccccacaacaacaaccctgtgaggtgggttgggctgagagagagactggcccaaggttacccagctggccttcatgcctaaggagggattagaattctcagtctcctgcttATGGATTGTGCCTAACAACTCTTTTCAGCAGTACAAACATTGCACAATCCAACTTAGGTTTACTAGTCACATTGTTCTTTACTAAAATCAACAACCCCTCTTCAACAGCCATTTGCTGTGTACATCCATTTTAGTTGCCATCCATTTaaaaccaaaaaaccccaaagccctcccattccaaatttatttttcagaGTCTTCTCTGATGCTTTTAAAATTTCCCCAGCTCAGCCCTGTAACTCCTCCTAGCTCCTGTGAGAAGCTTTGTGTATGGGAATCTAAACAAATATCTACTTTCCTTATCAGTCAGGGTAGCACAAATCAATGCAAAGCATTTTGGCTGCTTACTGTGTGAAAGTCTGGATATGTGACTAGTCAGCAGGAAGACTTGGCTGAATCAGGCTTGTCACAATTGCGATTTTAGgagaaataatacaaaaagttACTTTGTAGGTCAGGGATTCTCAGATCTTACAATAaaagtccattaatttaaaaaatcttgtacGTGTTTTTGCATACACAATTCAAACAATTCATTATCATAAATCAGCTACTAGAATGAGCACAGATTTCAGAGAAGCGCTTATTTGTGAACTATCTAGGGATAGTTTAAGGTATATTGTGTAAGTGTCCGAGAAGTACTTGGCAAAatgttttaacctttaaaatatttcaaggatggACATTTGGGAAAGGTAGGGTAACAGAACTGGAAGTATCCTAGATGGCTGATATCTAGATGAGCTTTCTCCAAAGGGGTTCTTTCTAAATGTGTTGGATAATAAGTCTTATCATTCCCAGTCAACATGGCCAACATATTTGAAGGGCAAGAGCTTGAAGAAGGCTGATCTAAATACTTGATTATAGCAGAAGTGGTGGGTTGGTTGGAGGTATTATAAAAGTCAATCTAATTTCTTAAAGTCTCCTGCTCTTTGACTTGATGGAAATCCTGTCTACACTCTTTGGGATTTTCTACATGTGGGTAAACCACATGAAATTCCATAGGAGTTAGTTTGAGAAAATATGCATAGGATCACCCTGCATACAAGATTTCCAGAAATTATTAATATCCCCAAGCCATTGAACAACAGCTAACATCAGTTTTATGCCCCTGTTTCATTTGCACTAAGTTGCACTACAAAGTACAGCAAGGTAGTCTCCTCCTCTTAGGAAATGAGTTTTTCATTGATCCTTCTTGAAATAGGTACCAGAGAGAGTCATGTTCCTTTTGCCTCCTGCTGTGCTCAGAATTCTCATGGAGTGGTTTTGCAGGCTGGTGACAAGGGACAGCTGATTGAGTCTTTCAAAGAGAGATTAAACTAGGGACAAAGCAATAGCTGCCCAGTTGTGGGAGGGATGAAGAGAATTCTTTTTAATGGagaaaggctgagaaagactATCATCGTTAGAAATCAGTCTCCACCTGCAGTTCTGCAGAAAAGAATATGGCACTGAGAATTAGTTCTGTTTATAAAGAAATCGTGGCCTTTAATATTGATAACTTTCATGGTATTGAGAGAATGGATAATGGCTTGGAGAATATAATGCCAATGGAGAACACTATCACAAAGCAAAAATGATCTTTGAAGACCAAAAGAACAGCCAACCCCTCCCCGCTCCAAACCTGATGGTCTGTTAATGGAGTTGAGATTATTTCCCACAGTTCAGAGTCCTACAAAGACCATGCTAAGTATGCAACATGATGTGGTAATTCTGGGTTTCTTTCATTCCAATCAAACCCACTTTATTATGGCATTCAACCTTTTTCAGGCAAAAGCTCTAACACAGATTTTAAATGGAATTCTGCTTGGTTCACAACCTAATTGCTATGAGTAATCTTTCAGGTTCTTAATGTTTATTTTGTGACTTGAAGTTGGACTTCTGAAAGTAGAGGAAGGGATCTGAATTAACTATTGGCTAAATTAGAATTTAGCTCCCTTGGGTTCGTCTCTCCTTACACTAATAGATTGCTGTGAGTCTTCTTGGAGTCACTTCGTGTAGTTTCTCTTTGAGGACACTGTTGGCATTGGGACTGGAGAATACTGTAGCCAATATTAAACAGAAGATAAGGGTGTATCAGTTGGATGTCCCATTGGGTCCAGTTTACTATAATTTAAATGAACTGTTTTCTGAAGCAAAAATAGTATTTCTTTAATATAGAAAATCCTAATTAGGTCTTCATGTTGGAAAGCCACAATATAGGAAAACTACACGTTGTAATAGAATTTATCTTTGTGGCTCTTGGGAGGCGAAATCAATAGAATATATATTCATAGGTGGTATACTTTATAAAGATACATAGCACTAATTTCTTTTAACAAAACAGATAAATTCTGCGTTTTTAGGTTTGGtgttattttatgttaatttatatctctttttaatatatacagtttatgtacagtatgtgtgtgatCTGGTCAAAATAAACTAATGATTTTGAATGCTAATTAAAAATGAATCCTCTCCTATCTGAATAAGAAAAGGATGAATCAATAATTGCTGTAATATTAATTTTAGGAATACAACTTAAAATCAGTTTAACTCAGGAAAGCCTACTTCTGAATATGTTTATATTATGTTAGAGATActtcatttgtattttttctttgtagACGAATCCAGAGTTGGTTAAACCTAAACTTACTCCATTGCATGAGGGAGCATCAGAATTGCTAAACAAGGTGACACTTCATTCATAGAATAATTGCTTCACTTAACTCAGTATAACTAATAAATGATCAGACTAACCTTGTTGCTCATTATTCAAAATGTATTTAGAATTTTAAGTAATCTATTGTAGTAACTTTAAACTGTTAATGACTTACCAGTTGTAAAAACAAACTCTCTGTATTTTTGCCAGCAtgcctatttgaaaaagaaaaatccacacATAATGTGGAAATAGACTTTTTGTTTATATTCTTTCCAAGCAAACagaatgttaaaaacaaaagatttGAAAGAGGTCAGAACTCTGTCAATCAGCACAATCATGCTCTGAAAATTGAGCAGAATGGAACCAAATGCagaagctaccaaaaaaaaattgcatttgaaaGTGAGCTTGATCAGGCCAGTGACTATGAAGAAAGCATTCCCCAAAAGTTCTTCCAATGCATCCCACTGGGAGAAGCAGTTGGCAGCATCTCAGAATGTTGATAACtgctcctttattatttattacttcctGGCCAGTGACCCAGAGCATATGTAGTCTGCCCCATGCTTCCCAGTACATAGGTAAGCATAAACATATAGCCATTATATGGGgttgaaaagaattccagaaagcttgctatgcatgctttccctaccttgttgtTAACTCATTTATTTTACAATCCTTGTTTATTCATAGGGATTCCACCATATATAAAGAGACTTCCTCCCAACCGTGTGTACAGAAGTACAATAGATTGTAATACTTAAATATTCACTTCAGAATAAGTGTTACTGTTTTcagttaattatttttaagttggTATCTGTAGTTCTGCACTAAAGTGGATTGCAGAATGTCAGGTCTAATTATGTTTGATGAGAAATAATACATGTAACAAGAATGCACCTTTAGAACCCAAACCCTAACAATTTATCCATTACAACTCACAGGAATGTTAATTAGTTTAAATAAAAACCTATGGATTTCTGATATACCAGCTTCTGCTTCATTGTATCTGGTTTGATTTTGCATGACATGATAAACTCTgaagttgtggggaaaacaggaggaggaaagggcgTACtgggtatgttctctgccttgagttatttataaaaataataaaggcgggattaaaaaaatctaaaaaaaaagtcctacAGCATAGGGAAATGTAGATCAGGATGTGTTAGGCTGAGCAGAACCAGTGGCTagtgtgtttttaactttgtttatttaagaaagtcAGTAATGTAACAGAAGAAATGGCCCAATACGTAGGAAAAATTGTGAGGCTTCAGATTGGCAACAGAAGTTGAAAATTACAGTAGTAGATGTGCATGAAGCAGTTGGAATCAATCTGTTCCTCTCCCCAAATTACAGAAGAAACATTCACAAATATCAGTAGTTTATTATCTTTAGCTTATTCCCACTATTTCCTTCACCCTGTAGTCCATCTGCAGGAATATGATGAAACAGAAAACATTAACTGAAAAGAGGCAATAGTTCTGGCCCAGCTGAAATGGTCTGCATTTCCAAAATCAAGTATGTCAAAGCCTAATAATCTGACATTGAGTTtgtcttttatttaatttataacttCAATTATTCTACAGCCACCCACTTGTACATGAtgttgggtggcttacaagatttaaaaataatcagTTGAATTGGTAATTAAAACCAACCATGTTGGGGAAAATCCACAACAATTAAACAACAGACAATCTCTGTGTAACTGGTGCAGTATAGATGAGCATTAGCTTTTTCAATTTGTGGTAAACTTATCTATTCTATAAAATTTATCTAAGTATTTCTATAGTTTGTTTGGTTTCTCCCTGCAGGAAATTGCAAGACTgcatgaagaaaatgaaaaattgaagacTCGATTAAAGACAATAGAGCTACAGGTAAACTCCTTTGATACAGTAGAACCTCGATTTAACAGACCTGCATTTAGTAGTGCTATGGACATTTGCATCTAGATATCTCCATGAAATAATGGAAAAGCCTTTTGCGCCTGAAGATACTTAAATTTATGTTAAATTAGATTATATTTATGTAATTTTAATCAATTTACTTTATTTGCATAATGTCTTCATTTCACAAATGTTGCAGATTGCCCCAAATGACATAATTTGGGCAATATGCAAAATGACAATGATGCAGTTCACAATGAATGACATACTTTCATATTTAACTGTCTTTATCCGGTCTGTTAGATTGAGCCTTTACTGTAGATGGGTGACTGGGTGTctgcagaagaaaatggccaaccacttctatAATAGATGGATATGTCTTTTTAAAGTAAGATTTGGCCTGAATTTTCAAATCTGTTGCAGGCTACAAATGCACTGGATGAAAAGTCAAAGTTAGAAAAGGCTTTACAGGACCTACAGATTGCTCAGGGGGATCCAAaggtaaaaatattatttttcagacCATATCAATTAAATATAACTGTTTTGATAAGATGATTCcatgaaaattattttcattgtgtTTCAAAACCTGATGTTGAACTTAATTCATCAGGTATATCATGCGTTGCAGCAACAGGCAGTATTATAATAATACCAATATAGAACGAGTTGTTCCTTTTTAtgacagtttaatttttttccacttaGCTTTATAATAGTTATTTAATTAACATAGGACTTGTTGAAATAAATTAAGAACTTCTATAAGTTGTTCAGTACTTTAAGAACTATACACATTTGTTATTCCTCTGATtaatataaataatcaaaaacTGTCATTTTAGGATTATGCCTAGTTAACTTAGAATAAAAGAGTTATTACAGCTTTCATGcacctttatttatatttccacaCATCTGAGAGTAAATAACTTGAAGTCCACAACATTTTGTGGCAATTTGCCAGAGctactctgttgttgtttattcgtttagt includes:
- the LZTFL1 gene encoding leucine zipper transcription factor-like protein 1: MAELGLNDHHQNEVINYMRFARSKRGLRLKTVDSCFQDLKESRLVEDTFTIDEVTDMLDGLQTIVHSEVESELINTTYTNVLLLRQIFSQAEKWYLKLQTDFSELENRDLLEQVAEFEKSEFTSSNKKTNPELVKPKLTPLHEGASELLNKEIARLHEENEKLKTRLKTIELQATNALDEKSKLEKALQDLQIAQGDPKLNPTQDISELENTVANLKCQFEKTLQASTASQKSLEENLVSTKHDLLKVQDQLALAEKELEKKFQETAAYRNMKEILSKKNEQIKELRKKLSKYEPDD